In Primulina eburnea isolate SZY01 chromosome 3, ASM2296580v1, whole genome shotgun sequence, one DNA window encodes the following:
- the LOC140826166 gene encoding phosphatidate phosphatase PAH1-like translates to MNVVGKFGSIITQGMYSVATPFHPFGGAVDIIVVKQHDGTFRSTPWYVRFGKFQGVLKGAEKVVRIEVNGVEANFHMYLDNSGEAYFVREVDPEKDGDEGCKDPDKLEASINDDEELKGSEFHRSETNEYNDGEVEVRDERVTLGMDRLERDDSDVERIFYEFQDDQFSLEDSVEFSEYGSGRFDNLGNMEHVLESQDSNSEVILVSVDGHILTAPISSSERNAENVQLSTPQFHLGPGEGTEDYNGGEASWPADLLSEIDASHKVTTINMHEANNGTLSLSSLPHLETCKIDQEHPYSEQGTPDSSHLDREHNIDSTSDIASKPFNRNEVFKSCVELLELAIQPTDEDEEHMNSSLEVLDKSPRSPLLNDESEEGNKEISRNNDVVFPQDSGFHSSAPLPELKVEPKSHQRKTSDTEYDGSVSLAVQSDNNAPEPPIQADVDLASVRMHSGEGASASEEECSKSEHLENYTGASIKGLEISLCGNLLHAGMGSSAAEDAFHANHISMEEFKISAASILKNENLILRIQGKYLKWEKAAHVILGIAAFGLSLPIEPQDVVPVEKETPESKEDDSDMTSTPSRSWRLWPIPFRRVKTLEHTGSNSSKEEAFVDPGSVSQSQPEEPSSIVHSDTESPRKQIIRTNVPTIDQIASLNLKEGQNMVNFIFSTRVLGSQKVEAHIYLWKWNTRIVISDVDGTITRSDVLGQFMPLVGRDWTHSGIARLFSAIKENGYQLLFLSARAIVQAYLTKSFLFNLKQDGKSLPNGPVVISPDGLFPSLYREVIRRAPHEFKIACLEDIKALFPSDYNPFYAGFGNRDTDELSYRKIGIPKGKIFIINPKGEVAINHRIDVKSYTSLHTLVNDMFPPTSLVEQEDFNSWNYWKTPLPDIEGL, encoded by the exons ATGAATGTGGTGGGTAAATTTGGCAGTATTATTACCCAAGGAATGTACTCTGTTGCCACCCCATTTCATCCATTTGGTGGGGCGGTGGACATAATTGTTGTCAAGCAGCATGATGGGACCTTTAGGAGTACGCCTTGGTACGTGCGATTCGGTAAGTTTCAGGGTGTTCTTAAAGGGGCTGAGAAGGTAGTTCGAATAGAAGTTAATGGTGTTGAAGCCAATTTCCACATGTATCTTGATAACTCTGGTGAAGCTTATTTTGTTCGAGAAGTTGATCCAGAGAAGGATGGTGATGAGGGTTGCAAGGACCCAGATAAACTCGAAGCCAGCATTAATGATGATGAAGAACTAAAAGGAAGTGAATTTCACAGATCAGAGACTAATGAGTATAATGATGGTGAGGTAGAGGTGCGAGATGAACGTGTTACCCTTGGCATGGACAGGTTAGAGAGGGATGATTCTGATGTGGAGAGAATATTTTACGAGTTTCAAGATGACCAATTTTCACTGGAGGATTCAGTCGAGTTTTCTGAATATGGTTCTGGTAGATTTGACAATTTAGGGAACATGGAACATGTTTTAGAGTCACAGGATTCAAATTCAGAGGTCATTTTGGTGAGTGTTGATGGGCATATATTGACAGCGCCTATATCATCATCCGAGAGGAATGCCGAAAATGTGCAACTAAGCACGCCTCAATTTCACCTTGGCCCAGGAGAGGGGACTGAAGATTACAACGGAGGTGAAGCTTCTTGGCCCGCTGATTTATTGAGTGAAATTGATGCCTCTCATAAAGTTACCACCATAAATATGCATGAAGCAAATAATGGGACTTTGTCTTTGTCTTCTTTACCACATTTAGAAACTTGTAAGATAGATCAAGAGCATCCATATAGTGAACAAGGAACTCCAGACTCCAGTCATCTGGACAGAGAACATAATATTGACAGCACTTCCGATATTGCATCTAAACCATTTAATAGGAATGAAGTTTTTAAAAGCTGCGTGGAGCTTCTGGAATTGGCAATCCAGCCTACCGATGAGGATGAAGAACATATGAATTCTTCGTTAGAAGTTCTTGACAAGTCTCCTCGAAGTCCTCTGCTAAATGATGAATCTGAAGAGGGAAACAAAGAAATATCAAGAAACAACGATGTAGTATTCCCTCAAGATTCTGGATTTCATAGCAGTGCCCCTTTACCAGAGTTGAAGGTTGAACCTAAATCCCACCAAAGAAAAACTTCTGATACAGAATATGATGGTTCAGTTAGCCTCGCAGTCCAGTCTGATAACAATGCTCCAGAACCGCCGATTCAAGCGGATGTAGATCTAGCATCCGTAAGAATGCATAGTGGTGAGGGAGCTTCTGCTTCTGAAGAAGAATGTAGTAAAAGTGAGCACCTTGAAAATTACACTGGAGCTTCTATTAAAG GGCTGGAGATATCTCTTTGCGGAAACTTGCTTCATGCTGGAATGGGTTCAAGTGCAGCGGAAGATGCCTTTCATGCAAACCACATATCAATGGAGGAGTTTAAGATTTCTGCCGCTTCGATTTTGAAGAATGAAAACTTAATCCTTAGAATACAAGGGAAGTACTTAAAATGGGAAAAAGCAGCACATGTCATTCTTGGTATAGCCGCTTTTGGTTTGAGTCTTCCAATTGAGCCACAAGATGTAGTCCCTGTGGAAAAAGAGACGCCAGAATCGAAGGAAGATGATTCTGATATGACTTCAACTCCATCACGAAGTTGGAGGCTCTGGCCAATCCCATTTAGGAGAGTCAAAACACTTGAGCATACAGGTAGTAACTCATCAAAAGAAGAAGCATTTGTTGATCCTGGATCAGTCTCACAGAGCCAACCTGAAGAACCAAGTTCAATAGTCCATTCAGACACAGAGTCTCCACGAAAGCAAATTATAAGGACCAATGTCCCCACAATTGACCAAATAGCATCTTTGAATCTCAAAGAGGGGCAGAATATGGTTAATTTCATTTTCTCAACAAGAGTTCTTGGATCCCAAAAG GTTGAAGCTCATATATACCTGTGGAAGTGGAATACAAGAATTGTTATTTCTGATGTTGATGGGACAATTACCAG GTCTGACGTTCTTGGTCAATTTATGCCATTAGTGGGAAGGGACTGGACTCATTCTGGAATAGCTCGTCTTTTTTCGGCTATAAAG GAGAATGGATACCAGCTCTTATTTTTGAGTGCCCGTGCAATCGTTCAAGCATACTTGACAAAAAGCTTTTTGTTCAATCTCAAGCAG GATGGCAAAAGCTTACCAAATGGACCTGTTGTTATTTCCCCAGATGGTTTATTTCCCTCACTGTATCGAGAAG TCATAAGAAGAGCTCCTCATGAATTCAAGATTGCCTGTTTAGAG GATATTAAGGCTCTATTCCCTTCTGATTATAACCCGTTTTACGCGGGTTTTGGAAATAGAGACACTGATGAGCTTAGTTACCGGAAAATAGGTATTCCGAAGGGCAAGATTTTCATCATCAACCCTAAG GGCGAAGTGGCCATTAATCATCGCATCGATGTCAAATCATACACTTCATTGCACACATTAGTGAATGACATGTTTCCGCCTACTTCGCTCGTCGAGCAG GAAGATTTTAACTCGTGGAATTACTGGAAAACTCCCTTGCCCGATATTGAGGGACTGTAG
- the LOC140826165 gene encoding ABC transporter G family member 6-like: MPINEHDNCSSVASDQPFLCPKQAMELQEFSTRKPEQIRSNRLGELFQHVGDSTMESSHQILNVQEPIFQPASLPFILSFQNLTYSVKERRQIVPEFFSRSDPTIAHESLSGNSLEDKSRMKVLLNEISGEAREGEIMAVLGASGSGKSTLIDSLADRIARESLKGTITLNGEVLESKLLKVISAYVMQDDLLFPMLTVEETLMFSAEFRLPGNMSKSRKRARVEALIDQLGLRTAARTVIGDEGRRGVSGGERRRVSIGTDIIHDPILLFLDEPTSGLDSTSAYMVVKVLQRIAQSGSIVIMSIHQPSYRILSLLDRLIILSRGQTVYSGSPRILPQFFEEFGKPIPLNDDKTEFALDYIRELEGISGGTKNLVDFNKEWQKKRNPPCLNSNWPKISLKEAISASISMGKLVSGATNVNSNLSSSVPLFANPVWKEIIVIANRSITNSRRAPELFGVRFAAVLVTGIILATIFWRLDDTPKGVQERLGFFAFAMSTTFYTCAEAIPIFLLERYIFMRETAYNAYRRSSYVLSHAIISIPALVVLSLTFAVTTYWAVGLSGGMPGFLFFFTFILASFWAGSSFVTFLSGIVTNVMMAYTVVVAILAYFLLFSGFFISRDRIPPYWIWFHYASLVKYPYQGVLQNEFADPNKCFVRGIQVFDNSPLKNLPDSLKLKLLQSMSKSLGIKITSSTCLTTGADILKQAGVTDISKWNCLWIIVALGFFFRVLFYFTLLIGSKNKRR; the protein is encoded by the coding sequence ATGCCTATAAATGAACATGATAATTGTTCTTCTGTGGCCAGTGACCAGCCATTTTTATGCCCTAAACAAGCCATGGAGCTCCAAGAATTTTCAACCCGAAAACCGGAGCAAATCCGCTCAAATAGGCTCGGCGAGCTTTTTCAGCATGTGGGAGACTCAACAATGGAGTCTTCACACCAAATTCTTAATGTACAAGAACCTATTTTCCAGCCTGCTTCGTTACCCTTCATTCTTTCCTTTCAGAACCTCACGTATAGCGTAAAAGAGCGTCGCCAAATCGTTCCCGAATTTTTTAGCAGAAGTGATCCTACGATTGCTCATGAATCTTTGTCTGGGAACTCGTTGGAAGACAAATCACGGATGAAAGTTTTACTGAACGAGATCTCCGGTGAGGCGAGGGAAGGCGAGATCATGGCGGTTCTTGGGGCGAGTGGGTCGGGGAAATCAACCCTAATCGATTCGTTGGCTGATCGTATAGCTCGCGAAAGCCTCAAAGGAACAATTACTTTGAATGGTGAAGTTTTGGAATCCAAGCTTCTGAAAGTAATATCAGCGTACGTTATGCAAGATGACTTGCTGTTTCCCATGTTGACTGTTGAAGAAACCCTAATGTTTTCAGCAGAATTCAGGCTTCCAGGAAACATGTCCAAGTCAAGAAAGAGAGCTAGAGTTGAAGCTCTGATCGATCAATTAGGCCTTCGAACCGCTGCGAGGACTGTGATTGGAGATGAAGGCCGCCGAGGGGTGTCAGGAGGCGAGAGGCGTCGAGTTTCAATCGGAACAGACATAATTCATGACCCTATCCTCCTGTTTCTTGATGAGCCCACATCAGGTCTTGACTCCACAAGTGCTTACATGGTGGTGAAAGTACTGCAGAGAATCGCACAGAGTGGAAGCATCGTTATTATGTCGATTCATCAGCCAAGTTACAGGATTCTGAGTTTATTAGACCGTCTGATCATTCTGTCTCGTGGACAAACAGTGTATAGCGGATCTCCAAGGATTCTCCCTCAATTCTTTGAAGAATTTGGGAAACCGATCCCTTTAAATGATGATAAAACTGAATTTGCTCTTGATTACATCCGAGAGCTCGAAGGAATCTCAGGAGGAACCAAGAATCTGGTGGATTTCAATAAAGAATGGCAAAAGAAGAGGAACCCTCCATGCCTGAACTCTAATTGGCCAAAAATATCACTCAAGGAAGCCATAAGTGCAAGCATTTCAATGGGGAAACTGGTTTCTGGAGCCACAAATGTGAACTCAAACCTCTCCTCCTCAGTCCCATTATTTGCAAACCCCGTCTGGAAAGAAATAATCGTCATAGCAAACCGATCAATCACGAATTCTAGACGAGCTCCTGAGCTGTTCGGAGTTCGATTTGCTGCAGTTCTTGTCACTGGAATCATACTGGCCACCATTTTCTGGCGCCTCGATGATACACCAAAAGGTGTTCAAGAAAGATTAGGTTTTTTCGCCTTCGCCATGTCCACGACCTTCTACACATGCGCGGAAGCTATCCCGATCTTTCTCCTCGAAAGATACATTTTCATGAGAGAAACAGCTTACAATGCATACCGTCGTTCTTCCTACGTTCTTTCTCACGCAATAATCTCCATTCCAGCTCTGGTGGTCCTATCCCTCACATTCGCTGTCACCACGTATTGGGCAGTGGGACTATCCGGTGGCATGCCCGGATTCCTCTTCTTCTTCACATTCATCTTAGCCTCCTTCTGGGCCGGAAGCTCGTTCGTAACATTCCTTTCAGGAATCGTGACCAACGTGATGATGGCTTACACGGTTGTCGTAGCAATCTTAGCCTACTTCTTGCTATTCAGCGGCTTTTTCATATCGCGAGATCGAATTCCACCGTACTGGATTTGGTTCCACTATGCTTCTTTAGTGAAGTACCCGTATCAAGGAGTGCTGCAAAACGAATTCGCGGATCCGAACAAGTGTTTTGTGAGGGGCATTCAGGTTTTTGATAATTCACCATTGAAGAATCTTCCTGATTCTTTGAAGCTGAAGCTGCTGCAATCCATGAGCAAATCTCTGGGAATCAAGATCACGAGTTCAACATGCTTGACGACTGGTGCAGATATACTGAAACAAGCTGGAGTTACTGATATAAGCAAATGGAATTGCTTGTGGATTATTGTGGCTTTAGGATTCTTCTTCAGAGTTTTGTTTTACTTTACTTTGTTGATCGGAAGCAAAAACAAGAGAAGGTAA
- the LOC140826164 gene encoding uncharacterized protein isoform X2 encodes MARVRRLLLFLCSIILSCFPVLIPAAVVTLDSIEIFTTHEWLPMKPAVYFRCNGENRTFLPDVKEKHVVYTFKGVESWQPLTELPGIKCKRCGFYEKDALSDDTFDEWEFCASDFTKPDSKYTHFKDKELNATFLCPECTPHGNDNSSRPKEDSTGMHWAVTAAIIAVVSSVSIVGLVAAYKYWQKRKRQQEQARFLRLFEETDDIEDELGIGPLSHVV; translated from the exons ATGGCTAGGGTTCGTCGTCTGTTGCTTTTTCTATGTTCGATTATTCTCAGCTGCTTTCCAG TGTTGATACCGGCTGCAGTAGTCACACTTGATTCTATCGAGATATTTACGACCCATGAATGGCTTCCCATGAAGCCAGCAGTCTACTTTCGGTGCAATGGGGAGAACAGGACATTTTTACCAGATGTGAAGGAAAAGCATGTAGTCTACACCTTTAAAGGTGTGGAGTCTTGGCAG CCTCTGACAGAACTTCCTGGTATAAAGTGTAAACGATGTGGATTCTATGAGAAGGATGCTTTATCAGATGATACATTCGATGAGTGGGAATTTTGTGCTTCTGATTTCACTAAGCCTGATAGCAAATATACTCATTTCAAAGACAAAGAACTCAATGCAACATTTCTGTGTCCAGAATGTACCCCTCATGGAAATG ATAATTCCTCCAGGCCGAAAGAAGATTCAACTGGGATGCATTGGGCTGTAACTGCGGCTATTATTGCTGTAGTTTCTTCTGTGAGTATCGTTGGCTTGGTAGCCGCATACAAATACTGGCAGAAAAGAAAGAGGCAGCAAGAGCAGGCACGGTTCCTCAGACTTTTTGAAGAAACAGATGATATCGAAGATGAATTGGGTATCGGCCCTCTTAGCCATGTTGTCTGA
- the LOC140826164 gene encoding uncharacterized protein isoform X1, translated as MARVRRLLLFLCSIILSCFPVLIPAAVVTLDSIEIFTTHEWLPMKPAVYFRCNGENRTFLPDVKEKHVVYTFKGVESWQPLTELPGIKCKRCGFYEKDALSDDTFDEWEFCASDFTKPDSKYTHFKDKELNATFLCPECTPHGNVSDNSSRPKEDSTGMHWAVTAAIIAVVSSVSIVGLVAAYKYWQKRKRQQEQARFLRLFEETDDIEDELGIGPLSHVV; from the exons ATGGCTAGGGTTCGTCGTCTGTTGCTTTTTCTATGTTCGATTATTCTCAGCTGCTTTCCAG TGTTGATACCGGCTGCAGTAGTCACACTTGATTCTATCGAGATATTTACGACCCATGAATGGCTTCCCATGAAGCCAGCAGTCTACTTTCGGTGCAATGGGGAGAACAGGACATTTTTACCAGATGTGAAGGAAAAGCATGTAGTCTACACCTTTAAAGGTGTGGAGTCTTGGCAG CCTCTGACAGAACTTCCTGGTATAAAGTGTAAACGATGTGGATTCTATGAGAAGGATGCTTTATCAGATGATACATTCGATGAGTGGGAATTTTGTGCTTCTGATTTCACTAAGCCTGATAGCAAATATACTCATTTCAAAGACAAAGAACTCAATGCAACATTTCTGTGTCCAGAATGTACCCCTCATGGAAATG TTTCAGATAATTCCTCCAGGCCGAAAGAAGATTCAACTGGGATGCATTGGGCTGTAACTGCGGCTATTATTGCTGTAGTTTCTTCTGTGAGTATCGTTGGCTTGGTAGCCGCATACAAATACTGGCAGAAAAGAAAGAGGCAGCAAGAGCAGGCACGGTTCCTCAGACTTTTTGAAGAAACAGATGATATCGAAGATGAATTGGGTATCGGCCCTCTTAGCCATGTTGTCTGA